In the Phaseolus vulgaris cultivar G19833 chromosome 7, P. vulgaris v2.0, whole genome shotgun sequence genome, one interval contains:
- the LOC137830446 gene encoding cell division cycle 20.2, cofactor of APC complex-like yields MWNLEHDWYSPKSLLSTPTHYDFPGDRFVPNRSLMDLDQAQSLLTNRTKKIQNKKFNDAYRQIVDEKLSLDSEGKPFRMLVFRGSPKSSRKSIRYIDEIREEEAAALQNISNQHSSRRLPKGESRILDAPNIRNDYYANIMDWGKNNILAVALGSKMYLWNSDNSNVTKLFNATGNDFPTSVSWSEDTKYLSVGFKSSKLELWDAETSKPIRILEGHGERIATIAWNGHILTSGSHDKYILNHDVRARTNVISRVKAHRAEVCGLKWSRSNILASGGNENHIYVWDLAKMSSSNFLHCFKDHCAAVKALAWCPYDSGVLASGGGTEDRCIKFWNVKNGTCIFSIDTKAQVCGLEWNRHHKELLSGHGFSTSSHHNQLCLWRYPSMTKVGALDRHTSRVLDLCQNPDGLTVVSAGADETLRFWNVFGPPVIDNYETDLDNLLSLKVSPLR; encoded by the exons ATGTGGAATCTTGAACATGATTGGTACTCTCCCAAGAGTCTTCTCAGCACTCCCACCCATTACGATTTTCCA ggTGATCGCTTCGTTCCCAACAGGAGTTTGATGGATCTTGATCAAGCCCAGAGTTTGCTCACAAACAGGACCAAAAAAATTCAGAACAAAAAATTCAAT GATGCGTACAGACAGATAGTGGATGAGAAACTAAGTTTGGATTCAGAAGGAAAGCCATTTAGGATGTTAGTTTTTAGGGGAAGTCCAAAATCAAGCAGAAAATCCATTCGTTATATCGATGAGATACGAGAGGAAGAAGCAGCAGCATTGCAAAACATTAGCAATCAACACAGTTCTAGAAGATTGCCTAAG GGAGAATCAAGGATATTGGATGCACCGAATATTAGAAATGATTACTACGCAAACATCATGGATTGGGGGAAAAACAACATTCTTGCTGTTGCTTTAGGCTCAAAAATGTACCTTTGGAACTCAGACAATAGTAATGTAACAAAGTTGTTTAATGCCACTGGCAACGATTTTCCTACGAGTGTTTCCTGGTCAGAGGATACCAAATACTTGTCAGTAGGATTTAAGAGCTCAAAACTTGAACTCTGGGATGCAGAAACTTCCAAACCA ATAAGGATCCTCGAGGGTCATGGTGAAAGGATAGCAACCATTGCATGGAATGGTCATATTTTAACTTCTGGAAGCCATGACAAGTACATTTTAAATCATGATG TTAGAGCAAGAACAAATGTGATATCCCGGGTAAAAGCACACAGAGCAGAAGTTTGTGGTCTAAAATGGTCAAGGAGCAACATATTGGCCAGTGGTGGAAATGAAAATCATATTTATGTATGGGACTTAGCTAAAATGAGTTCCTCAAATTTCTTGCACTGTTTTAAGGACCATTGTGCTGCAGTCAAGGCACTTGCCTGGTGTCCTTATGATTCAGGTGTGCTTGCCTCTGGAGGTGGCACTGAAGATAGATGTATCAAGttttggaatgtgaaaaatgGAACCTGCATTTTCAGCATAGATACAAAAGCTCAG GTTTGCGGATTAGAATGGAATAGACACCACAAGGAGCTATTGAGTGGTCATGGATTCAGCACAAGTTCACATCACAACCAACTTTGTTTGTGGAGATATCCATCAATGACTAAAGTGGGAGCCTTGGACCGTCACACTTCTCGAGTACTCGATCTATGTCAG AACCCAGATGGTTTAACTGTGGTATCAGCTGGGGCAGATGAAACTCTGCGCTTTTGGAATGTATTTGGGCCACCTGTCATTGATAATTATGAGACAGATCTGGATAACCTTTTGTCTCTCAAGGTGTCCCCATTAAGGTGA